One Pseudomonas rhizophila DNA window includes the following coding sequences:
- a CDS encoding phytanoyl-CoA dioxygenase family protein translates to MTDRDQLHRNGYALLRQAIPTEWLEDLRAAFDAGVRPSDQWPVPRGMDWRHSLLDDDAKVQAVCRLPQVLAVAGELIGERFFLSQVEGREPLAGGGHQPLHRDLSAQRPGDIAMALAFFDDYGPENGATRIVPGSHRPEPGAPPFDFTNESRSVQLSGCAGDILVFDVDLVHAGSLNSVGSHRRSILISYFSEQLYASHLETVGLRNVRMATSERFEPLDFGFGLRSPR, encoded by the coding sequence ATGACTGACCGCGATCAACTCCATCGAAATGGGTACGCTCTGCTCCGTCAAGCGATCCCAACCGAATGGCTGGAAGACCTGCGTGCCGCGTTCGATGCTGGTGTGAGGCCGTCGGACCAATGGCCCGTTCCGCGTGGCATGGACTGGCGTCATTCGCTGTTGGACGATGATGCGAAGGTTCAGGCTGTGTGTCGTCTGCCCCAGGTGCTGGCGGTCGCGGGGGAGTTGATCGGGGAGCGGTTCTTTCTGTCGCAGGTGGAGGGGCGCGAGCCTCTTGCCGGTGGCGGCCATCAACCGCTGCACCGCGACTTGTCGGCCCAACGGCCAGGCGACATTGCCATGGCCCTGGCTTTTTTTGACGACTATGGCCCTGAGAACGGCGCGACGCGTATCGTGCCTGGCAGCCATCGGCCCGAGCCGGGAGCGCCGCCATTCGATTTCACCAACGAATCACGCTCCGTACAGCTTTCAGGTTGCGCCGGTGACATCCTGGTGTTCGATGTGGACTTGGTGCATGCGGGCAGCCTGAACTCGGTGGGTTCGCACCGTCGTTCGATTTTGATCAGTTATTTTTCGGAGCAGTTGTACGCTTCACACTTGGAAACCGTGGGCCTGCGTAATGTTCGTATGGCCACGAGTGAGCGGTTCGAGCCTTTGGATTTTGGCTTCGGTCTACGCTCGCCTAGGTAA
- a CDS encoding TetR/AcrR family transcriptional regulator has translation MRVTKAQAQANREHIVETASVVFRERGFDGVGVADLMAAAGFTHGGFYKHFGSKADLMAEASAKSLEQSLIGVDALSVKDFIDVYVSRDHRDGRATGCTMAALCGDAARQSDDLKAAFAEGIERMLQTLGEKYPTGPDAAPGEARGKMIDLLAHAVGAIMLSRACPDDSALADEILAVCHAQMIASLPRRA, from the coding sequence ATGCGCGTGACCAAAGCCCAGGCCCAGGCAAATCGGGAGCACATCGTCGAAACAGCCTCAGTCGTATTTCGCGAGCGCGGTTTTGACGGGGTCGGCGTGGCCGACCTGATGGCCGCCGCCGGCTTCACCCATGGCGGTTTCTACAAACATTTCGGTTCGAAGGCTGACCTGATGGCCGAAGCCTCGGCGAAGAGTCTTGAGCAGTCACTGATCGGCGTCGACGCATTGAGCGTGAAGGACTTCATTGATGTGTATGTGTCGCGGGACCATCGCGACGGGCGCGCCACGGGTTGCACCATGGCAGCGTTGTGCGGTGACGCGGCACGTCAGTCGGACGATTTGAAGGCGGCATTCGCTGAAGGCATCGAGCGCATGTTGCAAACACTCGGCGAAAAATACCCGACCGGGCCGGATGCGGCGCCGGGTGAGGCGAGGGGGAAAATGATCGACCTGCTGGCGCACGCGGTCGGCGCGATCATGCTATCGCGCGCCTGTCCTGACGACTCGGCGCTGGCCGATGAAATTCTGGCGGTGTGTCATGCGCAAATGATTGCATCTTTACCTAGGCGAGCGTAG
- a CDS encoding chemotaxis protein CheA: protein MSINLDQAQQTFIVEAREQLQAMEESLLQLESDPGDDDAIGAIFRAAHTIKGSAGLFGLEPIVSFTHIVEDVLDRLRNGSVEVDAGLIAVLLKSSDHMLELINVVANQGAKLAPPALAREMELCQILQEYQAPSPAEAPKPAEASDTQAPAETRLWHIALRFGPEVFRNGMDPLSFLRYLQTLGEIIHITTLTDVMPSAETWDAESCYLGFDIEFSSAAGHGAINEVFDFVREDCQIQIVAIDDPVPQTNTGLVATTQEQADPNTAMVTTGELMPDQRSAARMPAQVSPDKQPATSDGKAKDGAYVRVNADKLDELINLVGELVIASAGASLLARHCNDDSLQESTSTVSGLVEEILDGALRLRMIPIGETFNRFRRVVRDVSQELGKDIDLIISGAETELDKTVVEKIGDPLMHLLRNAMDHGIETAEARLAAGKPAKGHLHLNAYHDSGSIVLEIADDGAGLNRDRILEKAQERGLVALGASPTDQEIYNLIFEPGFSTAQAVTNLSGRGVGMDVVKRNITLLRGTVDLDSQPGQGTVVRIRLPLTLAIINGFLVGIGQSTYVIPLDMVQECIELSEDDGVCSREQGYLDLRGEVLPLVYLRDHFNHEGPASRRQNVVVVRYAELKAGLVVDDLLGEFQTVIKPLGKLFGALRGISGSTILGSGAVALILDVPALLTQIAQIDNRYTSTQSQQATAR from the coding sequence GTGAGCATCAATCTCGATCAGGCACAACAAACGTTCATCGTCGAGGCACGGGAACAGTTGCAGGCGATGGAAGAGTCCCTGCTGCAACTGGAAAGCGACCCGGGCGACGATGATGCTATCGGCGCGATCTTCCGGGCGGCCCATACGATCAAGGGCTCGGCCGGGCTGTTCGGCCTGGAACCCATCGTCAGTTTCACCCACATCGTCGAAGACGTACTCGATCGGTTGCGCAATGGCAGCGTCGAAGTGGACGCCGGCCTGATCGCCGTGCTGCTCAAGTCCAGTGATCACATGCTGGAGCTGATCAATGTGGTGGCCAACCAGGGCGCGAAACTGGCGCCCCCGGCCCTGGCCCGGGAAATGGAGCTGTGCCAGATCCTTCAGGAATATCAGGCGCCCTCGCCTGCCGAAGCCCCGAAGCCCGCCGAAGCAAGCGACACACAAGCGCCCGCCGAAACGCGCCTCTGGCATATTGCCCTGCGTTTTGGCCCGGAGGTGTTCCGCAACGGCATGGACCCGCTGTCATTTCTGCGTTACCTGCAAACCCTCGGTGAGATCATCCACATCACCACGCTGACCGACGTAATGCCCTCGGCCGAAACCTGGGATGCCGAGTCCTGCTACCTGGGGTTCGACATTGAGTTCAGTTCGGCTGCCGGCCACGGGGCGATCAACGAAGTCTTCGATTTCGTGCGCGAAGATTGCCAGATCCAGATCGTCGCCATTGATGACCCCGTGCCGCAGACGAACACCGGACTGGTTGCCACCACCCAAGAGCAGGCTGACCCCAACACGGCAATGGTCACCACCGGCGAACTGATGCCGGACCAGCGTTCGGCTGCGCGCATGCCCGCTCAGGTCTCGCCCGACAAGCAACCGGCGACCAGCGACGGCAAGGCCAAGGACGGCGCCTATGTGCGGGTCAACGCCGACAAGCTCGACGAGTTGATCAACCTAGTGGGCGAACTGGTCATCGCCAGCGCCGGCGCCAGCCTGCTGGCCCGCCACTGCAACGACGACTCGTTGCAGGAATCGACTTCAACGGTGTCCGGCCTGGTGGAAGAAATTCTCGACGGCGCCTTGCGTCTGCGCATGATCCCCATCGGTGAAACCTTCAACCGGTTCCGCCGGGTGGTGCGCGATGTCAGCCAGGAACTGGGCAAGGACATTGACCTGATCATCAGCGGTGCGGAGACCGAGCTGGATAAAACCGTGGTGGAAAAAATCGGTGACCCGCTCATGCACCTGTTGCGCAACGCCATGGACCACGGCATCGAAACCGCTGAGGCGCGGCTGGCGGCCGGTAAACCGGCCAAAGGTCATCTGCACCTCAATGCCTATCACGACTCAGGCAGCATCGTGCTGGAAATCGCCGACGACGGCGCCGGCCTGAACCGTGACCGGATCCTGGAAAAAGCCCAGGAACGTGGTCTGGTTGCCCTTGGCGCCAGCCCCACCGACCAGGAAATCTACAACCTGATCTTCGAGCCGGGTTTCTCCACCGCCCAGGCCGTCACCAACCTTTCCGGGCGTGGCGTCGGCATGGATGTGGTCAAGCGCAACATTACCCTGCTGCGCGGCACTGTCGATCTGGACAGCCAACCGGGCCAGGGCACCGTGGTGCGCATCCGCCTGCCGCTGACGCTGGCGATCATCAATGGCTTTCTGGTGGGCATCGGCCAGTCCACGTACGTCATTCCCCTGGACATGGTTCAGGAATGCATCGAGCTGAGCGAGGACGACGGGGTTTGCAGCCGCGAACAAGGCTACCTCGACCTGCGCGGCGAAGTGCTGCCGCTGGTGTACCTGCGCGATCACTTCAACCACGAAGGCCCGGCCTCGCGCCGGCAGAACGTGGTGGTAGTGCGCTACGCCGAACTCAAGGCCGGGCTGGTGGTGGATGACCTGCTCGGTGAATTCCAGACCGTGATCAAACCCCTGGGCAAGTTGTTCGGCGCGCTGCGCGGCATCAGCGGCTCGACGATCCTGGGCAGCGGCGCCGTGGCATTGATTCTCGACGTGCCGGCGCTGCTCACGCAGATCGCCCAAATAGACAACCGCTACACCTCGACTCAATCACAACAAGCCACTGCTCGCTGA
- a CDS encoding protein-glutamate methylesterase/protein-glutamine glutaminase: MSKKINVLLVDDSAVVRQVLLAILSDTPDIHVMGAASDPIFAMDKLAREWPDVIVLDVEMPRMDGITFLKKIMSERPTPVVICSSLTPRGAETTLQAMAAGAVEIITKPTSGLKNFLLESAPELISAIRAAAQVNVKNLGKRPAPAPLTPATKLTADAMLPAANGHAMTQTTERIVALGTSTGGTQALEAVLTALPRVCPGIVIVQHMPEKFTASFAARLNSLCQIEVREARNNDRIHPGLALIAPGGKHMMVTRSGAFYHVQVVDGPLVNRHRPSVDVLFRSVAKFAGRNATGIIMTGMGDDGARGLKEMLDAGSSTVAQDEASCVVFGMPKEAIKLNAAQRVMGLQEIAQVILHR; this comes from the coding sequence ATGTCAAAAAAGATAAATGTACTGCTGGTGGATGACTCTGCCGTGGTTCGCCAGGTACTGCTGGCGATCCTCAGCGACACGCCGGACATTCATGTGATGGGTGCGGCGTCCGATCCGATTTTCGCCATGGACAAACTGGCCCGGGAGTGGCCCGACGTAATCGTGCTGGATGTGGAGATGCCGCGCATGGACGGCATCACCTTCTTGAAGAAAATCATGAGCGAGCGTCCCACGCCGGTGGTGATCTGCTCGTCCCTGACGCCTAGGGGCGCCGAAACCACCTTGCAAGCCATGGCCGCCGGCGCGGTGGAAATCATCACCAAGCCCACCAGCGGCTTGAAGAATTTCCTGCTGGAGTCGGCACCGGAGTTGATATCAGCCATCCGCGCCGCCGCCCAGGTCAACGTCAAAAACCTGGGCAAACGCCCTGCCCCAGCGCCGCTGACCCCAGCCACCAAACTCACCGCCGACGCCATGCTGCCGGCCGCCAACGGCCATGCCATGACCCAGACCACCGAACGCATCGTCGCCCTCGGCACGTCCACCGGCGGCACCCAGGCCCTGGAAGCGGTGCTGACCGCCTTGCCACGGGTGTGCCCAGGGATCGTCATCGTCCAGCACATGCCGGAAAAATTCACCGCCTCGTTTGCCGCCCGACTCAACAGCCTGTGCCAGATCGAAGTACGCGAAGCCCGCAACAACGACCGCATCCACCCAGGCCTGGCCCTCATCGCCCCAGGCGGCAAACACATGATGGTGACCCGCAGCGGCGCGTTCTATCACGTACAAGTGGTGGATGGCCCCCTGGTCAACCGCCACCGCCCATCGGTGGACGTGCTGTTTCGCTCAGTGGCCAAATTCGCCGGCCGCAACGCCACCGGCATCATCATGACCGGCATGGGCGATGACGGCGCCCGCGGCCTGAAAGAAATGCTCGACGCCGGCAGCAGCACCGTGGCCCAGGACGAAGCCAGCTGCGTGGTCTTCGGCATGCCCAAGGAAGCGATCAAACTCAACGCCGCACAGCGGGTGATGGGGTTGCAGGAGATTGCGCAGGTGATTTTGCATCGGTAG
- a CDS encoding SDR family NAD(P)-dependent oxidoreductase translates to MTTRPTVLITGASTGIGAVYAERFAQRGHDLVLVARDHSRLETLAAKLRGEHNVAVEVLQADLTQLTDLHSVEARLRDDARIGILVNNAGAAQSGTFIEQSTDSVAQLVALNTTALVRLASAIAPRLAKAGEGAIINIGSVVGLAPEFGMTVYGATKAFVLFLSQGLSLELSPQGVYVQAVLPAATRTEIWDRAGIDINTLSEIMEVGDLVDAALVGFDRREPVTIPPLHEGERWDALQTARQGLLSQIRQSAVAQRYLTQD, encoded by the coding sequence ATGACTACTCGCCCTACCGTTCTCATCACTGGCGCGTCCACCGGCATTGGCGCGGTTTACGCTGAGCGTTTCGCCCAACGCGGACATGATCTGGTGTTGGTCGCCCGCGATCACTCGCGCCTGGAAACGCTCGCCGCGAAGTTGCGTGGCGAGCACAACGTCGCCGTTGAAGTGCTTCAGGCCGACCTGACTCAACTCACTGACCTGCACAGCGTCGAAGCGCGCCTGCGGGATGATGCGCGCATCGGCATCCTCGTCAACAATGCCGGCGCCGCACAGTCCGGCACCTTCATCGAGCAAAGCACCGACAGCGTTGCACAACTGGTAGCCCTCAACACCACCGCACTGGTGCGGCTCGCCAGCGCCATCGCGCCGCGCTTGGCCAAAGCAGGTGAAGGCGCGATCATCAACATCGGCTCGGTGGTGGGTCTGGCGCCTGAGTTCGGCATGACGGTCTACGGTGCGACCAAGGCGTTCGTGCTGTTCCTGTCCCAAGGCTTGAGCCTGGAACTGTCGCCTCAGGGTGTCTATGTGCAAGCCGTACTGCCCGCAGCCACCCGCACGGAGATTTGGGATCGCGCCGGTATCGACATCAACACTTTGAGCGAAATCATGGAAGTGGGTGATCTGGTCGATGCCGCCCTGGTGGGCTTCGACCGTCGCGAGCCGGTGACCATTCCTCCGCTGCATGAAGGCGAGCGCTGGGATGCCCTGCAAACCGCGCGTCAGGGTCTTTTGTCGCAGATCAGGCAGTCCGCCGTGGCGCAGCGCTATTTGACTCAAGACTGA
- the cheD gene encoding chemoreceptor glutamine deamidase CheD: MSAALKQMPEVYLAPGEFRFATSPTRLRTILGSCVAVTLWHPERKIGGMCHYMLPSRARCSTALNGMYADEAIELFVRQAKAHRTEPEDYQLKLFGGGEMFPELQRQVPFGDVARMNVNAALEMAALYRLDLIAQDMGSTGYRSIIFDLCSGDVWVRHQPIRTRH; encoded by the coding sequence ATGAGCGCCGCGCTCAAGCAAATGCCCGAGGTGTATCTGGCGCCCGGCGAGTTTCGTTTCGCCACCAGCCCGACTCGCCTGCGCACCATTCTCGGCTCTTGCGTGGCCGTCACCCTGTGGCATCCGGAGCGCAAGATCGGCGGCATGTGCCATTACATGTTGCCCAGCCGGGCGCGCTGCTCCACGGCGCTGAACGGCATGTACGCCGACGAAGCCATCGAACTGTTCGTCCGCCAGGCAAAGGCCCATCGCACCGAACCCGAGGATTACCAGCTCAAGCTGTTCGGCGGCGGCGAAATGTTCCCGGAGCTGCAACGCCAGGTGCCGTTCGGCGACGTGGCGCGGATGAACGTCAACGCAGCGCTGGAAATGGCCGCGCTGTACCGCCTGGACCTGATCGCCCAGGACATGGGCAGCACGGGCTACCGAAGCATCATCTTTGACCTGTGCAGCGGCGACGTGTGGGTCAGGCATCAACCGATAAGGACCCGGCATTAA
- a CDS encoding DMT family transporter, producing the protein METRCVSFDGSSSKPGARIILATMFVIFCWAYSPIGIRIGLQAYDPGHLALMRFLIASVFMALVAMVKGISRPRLRDLPLLAVLGFFAVSLHHIALNYGQRGVSAGAASVLAQSTPLFSALLAHFFFKDRVSGWQWGCVVCGLFGAAVVVAGDRGLGDINAHGLLILLAALSWSLYFSLQKRHAYRYDGLTMVCYTVWSGTVLLFIFAPGLLIEAQHASVSVNLAVLILGIFPSALAYLAWAYVLAHSNVSRASMALYLIPPTAMLMASLVLAERPSVMVVVGAVIVLTSVLALNLEPVKGANAS; encoded by the coding sequence ATGGAAACGCGTTGTGTGTCGTTCGACGGTTCCTCCAGCAAACCCGGTGCGAGAATTATCCTCGCGACGATGTTCGTGATTTTTTGCTGGGCCTATTCTCCGATTGGCATTCGCATCGGCTTGCAGGCTTACGATCCGGGTCACTTGGCGCTGATGCGGTTTCTCATCGCTTCGGTGTTCATGGCCCTGGTCGCGATGGTCAAGGGTATTTCCCGGCCGCGTCTCAGGGACCTGCCATTGCTGGCGGTGCTGGGTTTCTTCGCTGTGAGCTTGCACCACATTGCGCTCAATTACGGTCAGCGTGGTGTCAGTGCCGGGGCCGCCAGTGTGCTCGCCCAGTCCACGCCTTTGTTCAGCGCTTTACTCGCACATTTTTTCTTCAAGGACAGAGTCAGTGGTTGGCAGTGGGGGTGCGTAGTGTGCGGCTTGTTTGGCGCTGCCGTGGTCGTGGCGGGGGATCGTGGCTTGGGTGATATAAACGCCCATGGACTATTGATCCTGCTGGCGGCGCTCTCCTGGAGTCTGTATTTCTCTCTCCAGAAACGTCATGCCTATCGATACGATGGATTGACCATGGTTTGCTACACCGTCTGGTCGGGCACAGTCCTGCTATTTATTTTCGCGCCGGGCCTGCTAATTGAAGCACAACACGCTTCTGTTTCGGTGAACCTGGCGGTGCTGATATTGGGTATTTTTCCCAGCGCGCTGGCGTACCTCGCATGGGCTTACGTGCTGGCGCATAGCAATGTAAGCCGCGCCTCCATGGCGCTTTACCTGATACCGCCCACCGCGATGTTGATGGCTTCTTTGGTGCTGGCCGAGCGCCCGTCAGTGATGGTGGTGGTTGGGGCGGTTATCGTGTTGACGAGCGTGCTGGCGTTGAATCTTGAGCCGGTGAAGGGGGCAAATGCCAGCTGA
- a CDS encoding CheR family methyltransferase has product MNADTCKERTVNSLALNDREFSQFQAWLYQAAGINLSPAKKALVAGRLFKRLKHYELGSYGEYFKLIMSGQRTEELQVALDLLTTNETYFFREPKHFDFLREHVLPHATPGKTFRLWSAASSSGEEPYSLAMTLAEGLGTTPWEIIGSDISSQVLAKARSGHYPMERARTLPQPLLVKYCLKGTGSQQGTFLIDRALRSRVNFIQVNLNDTLPELGEFDVIFLRNVMIYFDQPTKSKVVARLLPRLKSGGYFIVSHSESLNGVSDALKLVAPSIYRKP; this is encoded by the coding sequence ATGAACGCAGACACCTGCAAGGAACGCACTGTGAACTCATTGGCGCTCAATGACCGTGAGTTCAGCCAGTTTCAAGCCTGGCTGTATCAAGCCGCGGGCATCAACCTGTCACCGGCCAAGAAGGCCTTGGTGGCCGGGCGGTTGTTCAAGCGCCTCAAGCACTATGAGCTGGGCAGTTATGGCGAGTATTTCAAGCTGATCATGAGCGGCCAGCGCACCGAGGAATTGCAGGTGGCGCTGGACCTGCTCACCACCAACGAAACCTACTTTTTCCGCGAGCCCAAGCACTTCGATTTCCTGCGCGAACATGTGCTGCCCCATGCAACGCCGGGTAAAACCTTCCGCCTGTGGAGCGCCGCCAGTTCCTCGGGTGAAGAGCCCTACAGCCTGGCCATGACCCTGGCCGAAGGACTGGGCACCACACCTTGGGAAATCATCGGTTCAGACATCAGCAGCCAGGTACTGGCCAAGGCCCGTTCCGGACATTACCCCATGGAACGCGCCCGTACCCTGCCCCAACCGTTGCTGGTGAAATATTGCCTGAAGGGCACCGGCAGCCAGCAAGGCACATTCCTCATCGACCGGGCGTTGCGCAGCCGGGTCAACTTCATCCAGGTCAACCTCAACGACACCTTGCCGGAGCTGGGCGAGTTCGATGTCATCTTCCTGCGCAACGTCATGATCTATTTCGACCAACCCACCAAAAGCAAAGTGGTCGCCAGGTTGCTCCCGCGGCTCAAGTCCGGCGGGTATTTCATCGTGAGCCACTCCGAAAGCCTCAACGGCGTATCCGATGCGTTGAAACTGGTGGCACCTTCGATTTATCGCAAGCCATGA
- a CDS encoding methyl-accepting chemotaxis protein: MKWFYDLRIATKLITSFLVVLALTAVMGVFSIIQLNEVNGTTIEIRENWMTSMRAASGMRFYAANYRLKENRHISADSEQERTAIEKEADEAKQGFETRLATYEKLLSSAEDRQLFDTARSDWAAYLAVSKDLFALSRQNLLNEAQTLLKGESKRHFDLVTADLQKLVELNAAGADVASAHGTELYENARLSIIAVLVAALLVGLGLALFISRIISRPLKQAALVAEQLAEGNLNAKIESGSKDETGMVLNAMQNMVGKLSHIIGEVRNAADNLASASEEVSATAQSMSQATSEQAASVEETSASIEQMSASINQNTENAKVTDGMASKAAKEATDGGESVQQTVVAMKKIAQRISIIDDIAYQTNLLALNAAIEAARAGEHGKGFAVVAAEVRKLAERSQVAAQEIGELSSSSVDMAEKAGHLLNEMVPSINKTSDLVQEISAASEEQAAGVAQINTAMTQLNQVTQQNASSSEELAATAEEMSSQAEQLQQAMSFFTLDAPAKSASQPLKVDNTPGPSSRKTARAPAAVMPKAFAYNMASAPDESEFTRF; this comes from the coding sequence ATGAAATGGTTCTACGATCTTAGAATCGCCACCAAACTGATCACCTCGTTTCTGGTGGTACTCGCGTTGACCGCCGTCATGGGGGTGTTCTCGATTATCCAACTCAACGAGGTCAACGGCACAACCATCGAGATCCGCGAAAACTGGATGACTTCGATGCGCGCCGCCTCGGGGATGCGCTTCTACGCGGCGAACTATCGCCTCAAGGAAAATCGCCACATTTCCGCTGACTCCGAGCAGGAGCGCACGGCCATCGAAAAAGAAGCGGACGAAGCCAAGCAGGGTTTCGAAACGCGTCTGGCGACCTATGAAAAACTGCTGTCCAGTGCCGAAGATCGCCAGCTGTTCGACACTGCCCGCAGTGACTGGGCCGCGTACCTGGCCGTTAGCAAAGACCTGTTCGCACTGTCCCGACAAAATCTGCTCAACGAAGCCCAGACGTTGCTCAAGGGCGAATCCAAACGTCATTTCGACCTGGTGACCGCCGACCTGCAGAAACTGGTTGAGCTCAATGCCGCCGGGGCCGACGTGGCCAGCGCCCATGGTACGGAACTGTATGAGAATGCGCGTCTGTCGATCATCGCCGTGCTGGTTGCCGCCCTGCTGGTGGGCCTGGGCCTGGCACTGTTCATTTCCCGGATCATTTCCCGCCCCCTGAAACAGGCGGCCTTGGTTGCCGAGCAACTGGCCGAAGGCAACCTGAACGCGAAAATCGAAAGCGGCTCCAAGGACGAAACCGGCATGGTGCTCAACGCCATGCAAAACATGGTGGGCAAGCTGTCCCATATCATCGGTGAAGTGCGCAACGCCGCCGACAACCTGGCCAGCGCCTCCGAAGAAGTCAGCGCCACCGCGCAATCCATGAGCCAGGCCACCAGCGAGCAGGCGGCCAGCGTCGAAGAAACCAGCGCCTCCATCGAACAAATGAGCGCCAGCATCAACCAGAACACCGAGAACGCCAAGGTCACCGACGGCATGGCCAGCAAAGCCGCCAAGGAAGCCACCGACGGCGGTGAATCGGTGCAGCAGACCGTGGTGGCGATGAAGAAAATCGCCCAACGCATCAGCATCATCGACGACATCGCCTACCAGACCAACCTGCTGGCGCTCAACGCTGCAATCGAAGCGGCCCGCGCCGGTGAGCACGGCAAAGGCTTCGCGGTCGTCGCCGCCGAGGTGCGCAAACTGGCTGAACGCAGCCAGGTGGCGGCCCAGGAGATCGGCGAGCTGTCGTCCAGCAGCGTCGACATGGCCGAGAAGGCCGGGCATCTGCTCAACGAAATGGTCCCGTCCATCAACAAGACCTCGGACCTGGTGCAGGAAATCAGCGCCGCGTCCGAAGAACAGGCCGCCGGCGTGGCGCAGATCAACACAGCCATGACCCAGCTCAACCAGGTGACCCAGCAGAATGCTTCCAGCAGCGAAGAATTGGCTGCCACCGCAGAAGAGATGAGCAGCCAGGCCGAACAGCTGCAACAGGCCATGAGCTTCTTCACCTTGGACGCACCAGCCAAATCGGCCAGCCAGCCACTGAAGGTGGACAACACGCCAGGTCCGTCCAGTCGCAAGACAGCCCGTGCGCCCGCGGCGGTGATGCCCAAGGCATTTGCCTACAACATGGCCAGCGCGCCAGACGAATCCGAATTCACCCGGTTCTGA
- a CDS encoding chemotaxis protein CheW: protein MGAIATTRQAAIAVEEEAQYLTFMLGTEMFAIGILCIKEIIEYGNLTVVPMMPAFVRGVINLRGAVVPVVDLSARFGRQNSAITRRSCVVIIEANTEDGPAQDIGLLVDTVSAVLEIPASQIEPPPSFGAKIRADFISGMAKVDGKFVIVLEVDRVLSIDEMSQLAQASPAALEAENQ, encoded by the coding sequence ATGGGCGCCATCGCGACCACACGTCAAGCCGCCATCGCGGTTGAGGAAGAAGCGCAATACCTGACGTTTATGCTCGGCACGGAGATGTTTGCCATCGGCATCCTGTGCATCAAGGAAATCATCGAGTACGGCAACCTGACGGTGGTGCCGATGATGCCGGCCTTCGTACGCGGGGTGATCAACCTGCGCGGCGCGGTCGTGCCGGTGGTGGACCTGTCGGCCCGGTTCGGCCGACAGAACTCGGCGATCACCCGGCGTTCGTGCGTGGTGATCATCGAGGCCAACACCGAGGACGGCCCCGCCCAGGACATCGGCCTGCTGGTGGACACGGTGTCGGCGGTGCTGGAGATCCCGGCTTCGCAGATCGAACCGCCACCGAGTTTCGGGGCGAAGATCCGCGCCGATTTCATCAGCGGCATGGCCAAGGTCGACGGCAAGTTCGTGATCGTACTGGAGGTGGACCGAGTGCTGTCCATCGATGAAATGTCGCAGCTGGCCCAGGCCAGCCCTGCCGCGCTGGAAGCTGAAAACCAATGA
- a CDS encoding LysR family transcriptional regulator — MELSQLRMLKTVCDTGSIARAAEVLHCVPSNITARLKSLERELGTPLFFREGRGLRVSPAGEVFVGYATKILNLTEEARRAIAPDSTPSGPLRIGAIESSATGRLPQLLAKYHAQYPQVSLELSTGTWAQLLDDVQHHRLDGVIVAVDMERPGLKRAVMYREDLVLIASESHGPLRSAADLRGKAIFMWPTGCPYRLALEQWLLRHEQTQPIISISSYGAIVGCVSAGAGVSLVPRGIYEQYRQGAGWTGYEFPELAGIDNLFYWHENTGRHPAREAFLGMLQTEFEG; from the coding sequence ATGGAACTGTCCCAACTGCGCATGCTCAAGACGGTCTGCGACACCGGCAGCATCGCCCGTGCCGCTGAAGTGCTGCACTGTGTGCCGTCCAACATCACCGCACGCCTCAAATCCTTGGAGCGGGAGCTCGGCACGCCGTTGTTCTTCCGCGAAGGTCGCGGACTGCGAGTCAGCCCGGCGGGTGAAGTGTTTGTGGGGTACGCGACAAAAATACTGAACCTGACAGAAGAAGCCCGCCGCGCAATAGCCCCTGACAGCACGCCGAGCGGCCCGTTGCGCATTGGCGCGATCGAGTCCAGCGCCACGGGGCGTCTGCCCCAGCTGCTGGCCAAATACCACGCGCAGTACCCGCAAGTATCCCTGGAACTGAGCACGGGCACCTGGGCTCAGCTGCTGGACGATGTCCAGCATCACCGGCTCGATGGCGTGATCGTAGCGGTGGACATGGAGCGACCTGGACTCAAACGAGCCGTGATGTACCGCGAAGACCTGGTGCTCATCGCCTCCGAGTCTCACGGTCCACTGCGCAGTGCGGCAGATTTGCGAGGCAAAGCGATCTTCATGTGGCCCACGGGCTGTCCGTACCGCTTGGCGCTGGAGCAATGGCTGCTACGCCATGAGCAAACGCAGCCGATCATCAGCATCTCCAGCTACGGCGCCATCGTCGGCTGCGTCAGTGCAGGTGCAGGTGTCTCGCTGGTGCCCCGTGGGATCTATGAGCAATACCGCCAGGGGGCTGGTTGGACGGGGTATGAATTTCCCGAGCTGGCGGGGATCGATAACCTTTTTTATTGGCATGAAAACACCGGTCGGCATCCTGCCAGGGAGGCGTTTTTGGGGATGCTGCAAACGGAGTTCGAGGGCTAG